One Paracoccaceae bacterium genomic region harbors:
- a CDS encoding aminotransferase class V-fold PLP-dependent enzyme: MARAYLDWNATAPLRAEARAAMIAAMDLVGNPSSVHLEGRAAKALVERARAQVAEALGAMAADIVFTSGATEAAALACAGRGLACGAIEHDAVAAWCDTVLPVDSAGMVQIEDPDGTHAPLALQLANSETGIVQDVRPWIAVSDLTQGFGKLPLSFDWLGLQMGLVSAHKLGGPKGIGALVVRRGLDVLAQLRGGGQEMGRRAGTENLIGIAGFGAAAAAAARDLADGVWERVSGIRNILEQALSPDGKETILVGKDVARLPNTTCVIAPGWKGETQVMAMDLAGFAISAGSACSSGKVRVSRVLRAMGWGEGEAGSAIRVSIGPTTREDEVLRFAEAWHRARRKRRG, from the coding sequence GTGGCGCGCGCTTATCTGGACTGGAACGCAACCGCGCCGCTGCGCGCCGAGGCGCGCGCCGCGATGATTGCGGCGATGGATCTGGTGGGCAATCCGTCGTCGGTGCATCTGGAAGGGCGGGCAGCCAAGGCCCTGGTCGAAAGGGCACGGGCACAGGTGGCCGAGGCCCTGGGGGCGATGGCGGCGGATATCGTCTTCACCAGCGGGGCGACCGAGGCCGCAGCCCTGGCCTGTGCGGGGCGCGGGCTGGCGTGCGGGGCGATCGAGCACGATGCCGTGGCCGCATGGTGCGATACGGTCCTGCCGGTCGACAGCGCGGGAATGGTGCAGATCGAAGACCCCGACGGGACCCATGCCCCGTTGGCCTTGCAACTGGCCAATTCCGAAACCGGGATCGTACAGGACGTCAGGCCCTGGATCGCGGTATCGGATCTGACGCAGGGGTTCGGGAAGCTTCCCCTGTCGTTCGACTGGCTGGGCCTGCAGATGGGGCTTGTCAGCGCGCACAAGCTGGGCGGGCCGAAGGGGATCGGCGCGCTTGTGGTCCGGCGTGGCCTTGACGTGCTCGCGCAGTTGCGCGGCGGCGGACAGGAGATGGGGCGGCGCGCGGGAACCGAGAACCTCATCGGGATTGCGGGCTTCGGCGCGGCGGCGGCGGCGGCGGCGCGCGACCTGGCGGATGGGGTCTGGGAGCGGGTTTCTGGAATTAGAAATATTCTAGAACAGGCATTGTCGCCCGACGGGAAGGAGACTATTCTTGTCGGGAAAGACGTGGCAAGGCTGCCGAACACGACCTGCGTGATCGCGCCCGGATGGAAGGGCGAGACGCAGGTGATGGCCATGGATCTGGCCGGTTTCGCCATCTCGGCGGGGTCGGCCTGTTCCAGCGGAAAGGTCAGGGTGAGTCGCGTGTTGCGCGCGATGGGCTGGGGCGAGGGCGAGGCCGGATCGGCGATCCGGGTCTCGATCGGGCCCACGACGAGAGAGGACGAGGTGCTGCGCTTTGCCGAAGCCTGGCACAGGGCGCGCCGGAAGCGCCGCGGATAG
- the typA gene encoding translational GTPase TypA, translated as MELRNIAIIAHVDHGKTTLVDELLKQSGAFRSGQAVAERAMDSNDIERERGITILAKCTSVEWKGARVNIVDTPGHADFGGEVERILSMVDGVCLLVDAAEGPMPQTKFVTSKALALGLRPIVVLNKVDKPDAEPDRALNEVFDLFANLGADDDQLDFPHLYASGRAGWADRDLDGPRKDLSALFDLILAHVPPPAQVARADEPFRMLATTLSADPYIGRILTGRVESGRVAVGTALKALSRTGDRIEQFRVTKVLAFRGLTQTAIDEAVAGDIVTLAGMTKATVADTLCTPDVEDALPAQPIDPPTITVTFGINDSPLAGRDGTKVQSRVIRERLHREAETNVAIKVADTPGGEAFEVSGRGELQMGVLIENMRREGFELSISRPRVILREEDGQKLEPVEEVIVDVDDEYTGAVIDKLTGERKGDLVEMKPAGAGKTRIVAHVPSRGLIGYHGQFLTDTRGTGVLNRIFHGWVPHKGPIQGRRQGVLISMENGVSVAYALWNLEERGKLFIGAQEQVYEGMIIGEHSRDNDLEVNPLKGKKLTNVRASGTDEAVRLTTPVRMSLEEAIAYIDDDELVEVTPRIVRIRKRLLDPHERKRQSRSEG; from the coding sequence ATGGAGCTTCGCAACATCGCCATCATCGCGCATGTCGATCATGGCAAGACCACGCTCGTTGACGAGCTTCTGAAGCAGTCGGGTGCCTTCAGGTCCGGGCAGGCCGTGGCCGAGCGGGCGATGGATTCGAACGACATCGAGCGCGAACGCGGGATCACGATCCTTGCCAAGTGCACGAGCGTCGAATGGAAGGGCGCGCGCGTCAACATCGTCGACACCCCCGGCCACGCCGACTTCGGCGGCGAGGTGGAGCGCATCCTGTCCATGGTCGATGGCGTTTGCCTGCTGGTCGATGCCGCAGAAGGCCCCATGCCACAGACGAAGTTCGTGACATCCAAGGCACTTGCCCTGGGGCTGCGGCCGATCGTGGTGCTGAACAAGGTGGACAAGCCGGACGCCGAGCCGGACCGCGCGCTGAACGAGGTGTTCGACCTTTTTGCCAACCTCGGCGCCGATGACGACCAACTGGATTTCCCGCATCTCTATGCATCGGGCCGCGCGGGCTGGGCCGACCGCGATCTCGACGGGCCGCGCAAGGATCTCTCGGCGCTGTTTGACCTGATTCTCGCCCATGTGCCGCCGCCCGCGCAGGTCGCGCGCGCCGATGAACCCTTCCGGATGCTGGCGACCACCCTGTCGGCCGACCCCTACATCGGCCGCATCCTGACGGGCCGTGTGGAATCAGGCCGCGTCGCGGTGGGAACGGCGCTCAAGGCCCTGTCGCGCACCGGCGACCGGATCGAGCAGTTTCGCGTCACCAAGGTCCTGGCCTTCCGCGGCCTGACCCAGACCGCGATCGACGAGGCTGTGGCAGGCGACATCGTCACGCTGGCCGGGATGACCAAGGCAACCGTGGCCGACACGCTCTGCACGCCCGACGTCGAAGACGCGCTGCCCGCCCAGCCCATCGACCCGCCGACGATCACCGTGACCTTCGGCATCAACGACAGCCCGCTTGCCGGGCGCGACGGCACCAAGGTGCAGTCGCGCGTGATCCGCGAACGGCTGCACAGGGAGGCCGAAACCAACGTCGCGATCAAGGTTGCCGACACACCCGGCGGCGAGGCGTTCGAGGTCTCGGGCCGGGGCGAACTGCAGATGGGCGTGCTGATCGAGAACATGCGCCGCGAAGGGTTCGAACTGTCGATCTCGCGTCCCCGCGTGATCCTGCGCGAGGAAGACGGACAGAAGCTGGAGCCCGTCGAAGAGGTGATTGTCGACGTCGATGACGAATATACCGGCGCGGTGATCGACAAGCTGACGGGTGAACGCAAGGGCGATCTGGTCGAGATGAAACCGGCCGGCGCGGGCAAGACGCGGATCGTGGCGCATGTGCCCTCGCGCGGCCTGATCGGCTATCACGGGCAGTTCCTGACCGACACACGCGGCACCGGCGTGCTGAACCGCATCTTCCATGGCTGGGTGCCGCACAAGGGCCCGATCCAGGGGCGGCGCCAGGGCGTCCTGATCTCGATGGAGAACGGCGTGTCCGTGGCCTATGCCCTGTGGAACCTCGAAGAACGCGGCAAGCTGTTCATCGGCGCGCAGGAACAGGTCTACGAAGGCATGATCATCGGCGAGCACAGCCGCGACAACGATCTTGAGGTGAACCCGCTCAAGGGCAAGAAACTGACCAACGTGCGGGCCAGCGGCACGGATGAGGCTGTGCGCCTGACCACGCCGGTGCGGATGAGCCTGGAAGAGGCCATCGCCTATATCGACGACGACGAACTGGTCGAGGTCACGCCCCGCATCGTGCGCATTCGCAAGCGTCTTCTGGACCCGCACGAACGCAAGCGCCAGTCCCGCAGCGAAGGCTGA
- a CDS encoding Rrf2 family transcriptional regulator: protein MKLSTKGRYAMVALADLALAGQDDLVSLAAVSKRQDISLPYLEQLFVKLRRAGLVEAVRGPGGGYRLARSADAIRVSEVMEAVEETVDAMHTGAGASGGLSGTRAQSMTNRLWEGLSAQVYVFLHQTRLSDVVQNKMTPCPAVPSLFRVVDED, encoded by the coding sequence ATGAAGCTTTCGACGAAGGGACGCTATGCGATGGTCGCGCTGGCCGATCTGGCACTGGCGGGTCAGGACGATCTGGTCAGCCTGGCGGCGGTTTCGAAACGGCAGGACATCAGCTTGCCCTATCTGGAGCAGCTGTTCGTCAAGCTGCGCCGCGCCGGGCTGGTGGAGGCGGTCCGGGGGCCGGGTGGCGGCTATCGCCTTGCCCGCAGCGCCGATGCGATCCGCGTCAGCGAGGTGATGGAGGCGGTGGAGGAAACGGTCGATGCCATGCATACCGGCGCCGGGGCATCGGGCGGGCTGTCGGGAACGCGGGCGCAGAGCATGACCAACCGCCTGTGGGAAGGGTTGAGCGCACAGGTCTATGTCTTCCTGCACCAGACCCGGCTTTCGGACGTGGTGCAGAACAAGATGACACCCTGTCCGGCCGTCCCCTCGCTGTTCCGGGTGGTGGACGAGGACTGA
- a CDS encoding SufD family Fe-S cluster assembly protein has product MALPQAKAEALSARIGGLDLDQAGWAAPARAAALTRLTAMGLPGRRDEYWRYTDPATLTAPQAPQAATFDYSDEPMVFSGMTRLKLVFVDGVFDPTQSHDPVLSGVEIELLSKARKADIHWAQGLYGSLEARGQTPVARPLAALNTAFATEGVLIRVTGRAALPVSLIYLHTSESSDAILHHCVKVEPGAQMTLLENGPGAARFNTVLEVEVADRGSFHHIRAQGRDHERRAATHIFARVGAEASFRSFTLTANGRLTRNEAVIELAGADSLAHVAGAAVGDGSFLHDDTVFVTHAAERCESRQVFKKVLKNGAIGVFQGKILVTQGAQKTDGYQISQSLLLDEDSQFLAKPELEIYADDVKCSHGSTSGAIDETAMFYLRSRGVPLAQARALLVLAFLAEAIEEIVDEEIADDIRLRLENWLSRHAGA; this is encoded by the coding sequence ATGGCCCTGCCGCAGGCGAAGGCCGAGGCGCTTTCGGCGCGGATCGGCGGGCTGGATCTTGATCAGGCGGGTTGGGCCGCGCCGGCGCGTGCGGCTGCGTTGACACGGCTGACGGCCATGGGGCTGCCCGGACGGCGCGACGAATACTGGCGCTACACCGATCCCGCGACCCTGACGGCGCCACAGGCGCCGCAAGCCGCCACCTTCGACTATTCGGACGAGCCGATGGTGTTCTCGGGCATGACCCGGTTGAAACTGGTGTTCGTGGACGGGGTGTTCGACCCGACGCAGTCGCATGATCCGGTGCTGTCGGGTGTCGAGATCGAGCTGCTGTCGAAGGCGCGCAAGGCCGATATCCACTGGGCGCAGGGGCTTTACGGATCGCTGGAGGCGCGGGGACAGACGCCGGTTGCGCGGCCGCTGGCGGCGCTCAACACGGCCTTCGCGACCGAGGGCGTCCTGATCCGGGTGACCGGGCGCGCGGCGCTGCCCGTTTCGCTGATTTATCTTCATACATCAGAGTCTTCCGACGCGATCCTGCATCATTGCGTGAAGGTTGAGCCCGGCGCGCAGATGACGCTGCTGGAGAACGGGCCCGGGGCGGCGCGGTTCAATACCGTGCTGGAGGTCGAAGTGGCCGACCGGGGCAGCTTCCACCACATCCGCGCCCAGGGCCGCGACCATGAACGCCGCGCCGCCACCCATATCTTCGCCCGTGTCGGGGCCGAGGCGAGTTTTCGGTCGTTCACGCTGACCGCGAACGGGCGGCTGACACGGAACGAGGCGGTGATCGAACTTGCCGGAGCGGACTCGCTGGCTCATGTCGCCGGGGCGGCGGTGGGTGATGGCAGTTTCCTGCATGACGATACGGTCTTCGTGACCCATGCCGCCGAACGCTGCGAAAGCCGGCAGGTGTTCAAGAAGGTCCTCAAGAACGGTGCCATCGGTGTGTTCCAGGGCAAGATACTTGTGACGCAGGGTGCGCAGAAGACCGATGGCTACCAGATCAGCCAGTCGCTGCTGCTGGACGAGGACAGCCAGTTCCTGGCCAAGCCCGAACTGGAAATCTATGCCGACGACGTGAAGTGCAGCCACGGTTCGACCAGCGGCGCGATTGACGAGACGGCCATGTTCTACCTGCGGTCGCGCGGTGTCCCGCTGGCGCAGGCAAGGGCGTTGCTGGTGCTCGCGTTTCTTGCCGAGGCGATCGAGGAGATCGTGGACGAGGAGATCGCCGACGATATCCGGCTGCGGCTGGAAAACTGGCTGTCACGGCACGCAGGCGCCTGA
- a CDS encoding YIP1 family protein, producing the protein MPVLSDIRAAWTAPGVFLGAKLAEGAREDRALAILMGACGLSFVAQWPGLSRAAHLDASVPLDARMGGALMGALFLLPLLAYGLAGLSHLVARVLGGGGTWFGARLALFWAFLAVQPLVLLMGLVVGFLGSGTAATVTGLAVFAAFMNLWLRMLVRAETGAAQWT; encoded by the coding sequence ATGCCCGTTCTGTCCGACATACGCGCGGCCTGGACGGCGCCCGGCGTGTTCCTTGGCGCCAAGCTGGCCGAGGGTGCGCGCGAGGATCGGGCGCTGGCGATCCTGATGGGGGCGTGCGGGCTGTCGTTTGTCGCGCAATGGCCCGGCCTGTCGCGTGCGGCGCATCTTGATGCGTCGGTGCCGCTGGATGCGCGGATGGGCGGCGCGCTGATGGGGGCGTTGTTCCTGCTGCCGCTTCTTGCTTACGGACTTGCCGGGCTTAGCCATCTGGTCGCACGGGTGCTGGGCGGCGGCGGCACATGGTTCGGCGCGCGGCTGGCGCTGTTCTGGGCGTTCCTGGCGGTGCAGCCGCTTGTCCTGCTGATGGGTCTGGTCGTCGGGTTCCTGGGTTCCGGCACTGCCGCGACCGTGACCGGGCTTGCGGTCTTCGCAGCATTCATGAACCTGTGGTTGCGGATGCTGGTCCGCGCCGAGACCGGAGCCGCGCAATGGACGTGA
- a CDS encoding heavy metal-binding domain-containing protein, producing MILTTTHSVEGYSIAEYKGIVVGEAILGANLFRDIFAGITDIIGGRSGAYEGELAKARETALAELEERAAAVGANAVVGIDLDYEVINNMMMVTASGTAVKIA from the coding sequence ATGATCCTGACAACGACGCATTCGGTCGAGGGCTATTCGATCGCAGAATACAAGGGCATCGTGGTGGGCGAGGCCATTCTGGGCGCGAACCTGTTCCGCGACATCTTTGCCGGGATCACCGATATCATCGGCGGCCGGTCCGGTGCCTATGAGGGGGAACTGGCCAAGGCTCGCGAGACCGCGCTGGCCGAACTTGAGGAACGCGCCGCGGCCGTGGGCGCGAACGCGGTGGTGGGTATCGACCTCGACTACGAGGTGATCAACAACATGATGATGGTGACGGCCTCGGGCACCGCAGTGAAGATCGCCTGA
- a CDS encoding HD domain-containing protein — protein MTLAADDRLAAQFAFLAEADRLKSVLRATTLCDGSRRENSGEHSWHLALYAMVLADQAGPGVNIDRVIRMLILHDLVEIDTGDVPIHAANGAAHGSAETLAAEAAAADRIFGLLPDSLRIDLRALWEEFEAAETPDAVFAKSLDRVQPVMQNLASGGGTWITYGVTAEQLESRVGSKVARGAPALWHWVRDRTRVFFEA, from the coding sequence TTGACGCTTGCGGCAGACGATAGGCTTGCCGCGCAGTTCGCCTTTCTGGCCGAGGCGGACCGCCTGAAATCGGTGTTGCGCGCCACCACGCTGTGCGACGGGTCGCGGCGGGAAAATTCGGGCGAACATTCCTGGCATCTGGCGCTCTATGCCATGGTTCTTGCCGATCAGGCCGGGCCCGGGGTGAACATCGACCGAGTGATCCGCATGCTGATCCTGCATGATCTGGTCGAGATCGACACCGGCGACGTGCCGATCCATGCCGCGAATGGCGCGGCGCATGGATCGGCCGAGACCCTGGCCGCCGAAGCCGCTGCGGCAGACAGGATATTCGGGCTTCTTCCCGATAGCTTGCGCATTGATCTTCGTGCACTTTGGGAAGAGTTCGAGGCCGCCGAAACCCCGGATGCGGTGTTTGCCAAGAGCCTCGATCGCGTCCAGCCCGTGATGCAGAACTTGGCCTCGGGCGGCGGCACATGGATCACCTATGGCGTCACCGCCGAACAGCTCGAGTCGCGCGTCGGCAGCAAGGTCGCACGCGGCGCTCCGGCCCTTTGGCACTGGGTGCGCGACCGGACGCGGGTGTTTTTCGAAGCATGA
- the sufB gene encoding Fe-S cluster assembly protein SufB, whose product MDGTGVADDVREGVDRETIETVQAMAGKYKHGWQTEIETEYAPKGLSEDIVRLISQKNGEPEWMLEWRLAAYRRWVQMEEPTWAMVKYPAIDYQDQYYYAKPKSMAEKPKSLDEVDPKLLATYAKLGIPLKEQMVLAGVEGEAAPRQVAVDAVFDSVSVGTTFKAELARAGVIFCSISEAVREHPDLVKKYLGSVVPQSDNFFATLNSAVFSDGSFVYVPPGVRCPMELSTYFRINAENTGQFERTLIIADKGAYVSYLEGCTAPKRDTNQLHAAVVELVLLDDAEIKYSTVQNWYPGDENGVGGIYNFVTKRADCRGARSKVMWTQVETGSAITWKYPSCILRGDDSQGEFYSIAIANNAQQADTGTKMVHLGKRTKSRIVSKGISAGRAQNTYRGLVSMHPRAADSRNYTQCDSLLIGDRCGAHTVPYIEVKNTSSRVEHEATTSKVDDDQLFYCRSRGMDEEEAVALVVNGFCREVLQALPMEFAMEAQALVAISLEGSVG is encoded by the coding sequence ATGGATGGAACGGGCGTGGCCGATGATGTGCGCGAAGGCGTGGATCGCGAGACGATCGAGACCGTGCAGGCCATGGCCGGCAAGTACAAGCACGGCTGGCAAACCGAGATCGAGACGGAATATGCCCCCAAAGGGCTGTCCGAGGACATCGTGCGCCTGATCAGCCAGAAGAACGGCGAACCCGAGTGGATGCTGGAATGGCGGCTGGCCGCCTATCGCCGCTGGGTGCAGATGGAGGAGCCGACCTGGGCAATGGTGAAGTACCCCGCCATCGACTACCAGGACCAGTACTACTACGCCAAGCCCAAGAGCATGGCGGAAAAGCCGAAGTCGCTGGACGAGGTGGATCCGAAGCTGCTCGCCACCTATGCCAAGCTGGGAATTCCGCTGAAGGAACAGATGGTTCTGGCCGGAGTTGAGGGTGAGGCCGCGCCCCGGCAGGTCGCGGTGGACGCCGTGTTCGACAGCGTGTCGGTCGGGACCACCTTCAAGGCGGAACTGGCAAGGGCCGGTGTCATCTTCTGTTCGATCAGCGAGGCGGTGCGCGAGCATCCGGACCTGGTGAAGAAGTATCTCGGCTCGGTCGTGCCGCAGTCGGACAACTTCTTCGCGACGCTGAATTCGGCGGTGTTTTCGGACGGCTCGTTTGTCTATGTGCCGCCGGGCGTGCGCTGCCCTATGGAGCTTTCGACCTACTTCCGCATCAACGCCGAGAACACCGGACAGTTCGAGCGCACGCTGATCATCGCCGACAAGGGCGCCTATGTCAGCTATCTGGAGGGCTGCACCGCGCCCAAGCGCGATACCAACCAGCTGCACGCGGCGGTGGTGGAACTGGTGCTGCTGGATGATGCCGAGATCAAGTACTCGACGGTGCAGAACTGGTACCCGGGCGACGAGAACGGGGTCGGCGGCATCTACAACTTTGTCACCAAGCGGGCCGATTGCCGGGGCGCGCGGTCCAAGGTGATGTGGACACAGGTGGAAACCGGGTCTGCGATCACCTGGAAGTACCCGTCCTGCATCCTGCGGGGCGACGACAGCCAGGGCGAGTTCTATTCCATCGCCATCGCCAACAATGCCCAGCAGGCCGATACCGGCACCAAGATGGTGCATCTGGGCAAGCGCACGAAAAGCCGGATTGTCAGCAAGGGCATCTCGGCCGGCAGGGCGCAGAACACCTATCGTGGCCTCGTGTCGATGCACCCTCGGGCCGCCGACAGCCGCAACTACACCCAGTGCGACAGCCTGCTGATCGGCGACAGGTGCGGCGCGCATACCGTGCCTTACATCGAGGTCAAGAACACCTCGTCGCGGGTGGAACACGAGGCGACGACATCGAAGGTCGATGACGACCAGCTGTTCTATTGCCGCTCGCGCGGCATGGACGAGGAAGAGGCGGTGGCGCTGGTCGTCAACGGGTTCTGCCGCGAGGTTCTGCAGGCGCTGCCGATGGAATTCGCGATGGAAGCGCAAGCCTTGGTCGCGATCAGCCTCGAAGGCTCGGTCGGCTGA
- a CDS encoding alpha/beta hydrolase, with amino-acid sequence MPEVIFAGPEGRLEGRYHPQKERDAPIAIVLHPHPQFGGTMNNKVVYNLHYAFYNLGFTVLRFNFRGVGRSQGEYDLGIGELSDAASALDYLQSMNQNAKHCWVAGFSFGAWIGMQLLMRRPEITGFISVAPPANMYDFSFLAPCPSSGLIINGTADKVAPPKDTAVLVNKLHEQKGIKITHTQIEGADHFFKDEEAHMKPMIQTVSDYVRRRLTEGSR; translated from the coding sequence ATGCCCGAGGTAATTTTCGCTGGCCCCGAGGGGCGGCTCGAAGGACGCTACCACCCCCAGAAGGAACGCGACGCGCCGATCGCCATCGTCCTGCATCCGCATCCGCAGTTCGGCGGCACGATGAACAACAAGGTCGTCTACAACCTGCACTATGCCTTCTACAATCTGGGCTTCACCGTGCTGCGTTTCAACTTCCGCGGCGTCGGGCGCAGCCAGGGTGAATACGACCTGGGCATCGGCGAGCTGTCGGATGCCGCCTCGGCGCTCGACTATCTTCAGTCGATGAACCAGAACGCCAAGCATTGCTGGGTTGCCGGTTTCAGCTTTGGCGCCTGGATCGGGATGCAACTGCTGATGCGCCGTCCCGAGATCACGGGGTTCATCTCGGTCGCGCCCCCGGCGAACATGTACGATTTCAGCTTCCTTGCCCCCTGCCCTTCCTCCGGGCTGATCATTAACGGCACCGCCGACAAGGTCGCGCCGCCGAAGGATACGGCGGTGCTGGTGAACAAGCTGCATGAGCAGAAGGGCATCAAGATCACCCATACCCAGATCGAGGGCGCGGACCACTTCTTCAAGGATGAAGAGGCGCACATGAAGCCGATGATCCAGACGGTCAGCGACTATGTCCGCCGCCGCCTGACGGAAGGATCGCGCTGA
- the sufC gene encoding Fe-S cluster assembly ATPase SufC, which yields MLEIKNLHVELEQEGKAILKGVDLRVDAGTVHAVMGPNGSGKSTLSYVLAGRDGYAVTGGTATLDGEDLLAMEPEERAAAGLFLAFQYPVEIPGVGNMTFLRTAMNAQRKARGEAELSAGDFLKLVRARAASLKIDADMMKRPVNVGFSGGEKKRNEILQMAMLEPRMCILDETDSGLDVDAMKLVAEGVNALRDAGRAFLVITHYQRLLDHIRPDVVHIMADGRIVKSGGPDLALEVETNGYAGILSEVA from the coding sequence ATGCTGGAAATCAAGAACCTGCACGTCGAGCTTGAACAAGAGGGCAAGGCCATCCTGAAGGGTGTCGACCTGAGGGTCGACGCCGGGACGGTCCATGCCGTCATGGGCCCGAACGGATCGGGCAAATCGACCCTGTCCTATGTCTTGGCCGGGCGCGATGGCTATGCCGTCACCGGGGGAACCGCGACGCTTGACGGCGAGGACCTGCTGGCGATGGAACCCGAGGAGCGCGCGGCGGCGGGACTGTTCCTGGCCTTCCAGTATCCGGTCGAGATCCCGGGCGTTGGCAACATGACCTTTCTGCGCACCGCAATGAATGCGCAGCGCAAGGCACGTGGCGAGGCCGAGCTTTCTGCGGGCGACTTCCTGAAACTGGTGCGCGCCAGGGCCGCCAGCCTGAAGATCGACGCCGACATGATGAAGCGGCCGGTCAATGTGGGCTTTTCGGGCGGTGAGAAGAAGCGCAATGAAATCCTGCAGATGGCCATGCTGGAACCGCGCATGTGCATTCTGGACGAAACCGACAGCGGCCTTGACGTCGATGCGATGAAGCTTGTCGCAGAGGGCGTCAACGCGCTGCGCGATGCGGGGCGGGCGTTTCTGGTGATCACGCATTACCAGCGGCTGCTGGATCATATCCGCCCCGATGTGGTGCATATCATGGCCGATGGGCGGATCGTGAAGTCGGGTGGCCCTGACCTCGCGCTGGAGGTCGAGACGAACGGATATGCGGGCATCCTGTCGGAGGTGGCGTGA
- a CDS encoding NADP-dependent isocitrate dehydrogenase, with the protein MTKIKVENPVVELDGDEMTRIIWDFIKKKLILPYLDIDLKYYDLSIESRDATNDQITIDSAHAIRQYGVGVKCATITADEQRVEEFGLKQMWRSPNGTIRNILGGVIFRQPIICKNVPRLVPGWTQPVVVGRHAFGDQYRATDFKFPGAGKLSMKFVGNDGTVIERDVYDAPSSGVYMAMYNLDDSIIDFARASMNYGLNLGWPVYLSTKNTILKQYDGRFKELFQKVYEEEFEEAFKKKGIIYEHRLIDDMVASALKWSGGYVWACKNYDGDVQSDTVAQGFGSLGLMTSVLMTPDGKVVEAEAAHGTVTRHYREHQKGKATSTNSIASIYAWTGGLKHRAKLDNNAQLARFADTLEKVTVQTVEDGHMTKDLALLVGPDQKWLTTMGYLEKVDEYLNKALAG; encoded by the coding sequence ATGACCAAGATCAAGGTAGAAAACCCCGTCGTCGAACTCGACGGCGACGAGATGACCCGCATCATCTGGGACTTCATCAAGAAAAAGCTGATCCTGCCCTATCTGGACATCGACCTGAAGTACTACGACCTGTCGATCGAAAGCCGCGACGCCACCAACGACCAGATCACCATCGACAGCGCGCATGCCATCCGCCAGTACGGCGTGGGCGTGAAATGCGCCACGATCACCGCCGACGAGCAGCGGGTCGAGGAATTCGGCCTGAAACAGATGTGGCGGTCGCCAAACGGCACGATCCGCAACATCCTGGGCGGCGTGATCTTCCGCCAGCCGATCATCTGCAAGAACGTGCCGCGCCTCGTGCCCGGCTGGACGCAGCCCGTCGTCGTGGGCCGCCACGCCTTCGGCGACCAGTATCGCGCGACGGACTTCAAGTTCCCGGGGGCCGGCAAGCTGTCGATGAAATTCGTGGGCAACGACGGCACGGTGATCGAACGCGATGTCTACGACGCGCCGTCCTCGGGCGTCTACATGGCGATGTACAACCTTGACGACAGCATCATCGACTTCGCCCGCGCCAGCATGAACTATGGCCTGAACCTCGGCTGGCCGGTCTACCTGTCGACCAAGAACACGATCCTGAAGCAGTACGACGGCCGCTTCAAGGAACTGTTCCAGAAGGTCTATGAGGAAGAGTTCGAAGAGGCCTTCAAGAAGAAGGGCATCATCTATGAACACCGCCTGATCGACGACATGGTGGCATCCGCGCTGAAATGGTCGGGCGGCTATGTCTGGGCCTGCAAGAACTATGACGGCGACGTGCAGTCGGACACCGTGGCGCAGGGCTTCGGCTCGCTGGGCCTGATGACCTCGGTCCTGATGACGCCCGACGGCAAGGTCGTCGAGGCCGAGGCGGCGCACGGCACCGTGACCCGCCACTACCGCGAGCACCAGAAGGGCAAGGCGACATCGACGAACTCGATCGCTTCGATCTACGCCTGGACCGGCGGCCTCAAGCACCGCGCCAAGCTCGACAACAACGCGCAGCTTGCCCGCTTTGCGGACACTCTGGAAAAGGTGACGGTGCAGACGGTCGAGGACGGCCACATGACCAAGGACCTCGCCCTGCTGGTCGGACCCGACCAGAAATGGCTGACCACCATGGGCTACCTGGAAAAGGTGGACGAATACCTGAACAAGGCGCTGGCGGGCTGA